Below is a window of Thermodesulfobacteriota bacterium DNA.
GGCACCATCGGGTATATGGTCATGGAAGGATGGAATTTCCGAGATTCATTATTTATGACGGTAATAACACTTACCACTGTTGGGTATGCAGAAGTGCATGAACTCTCCCCTACTGGAGAATATTTCACAATTGTTCTCTTAATTGGCGGAGTTGGTATAATTCTTTATGTTCTTGCTACTGAGGCAAGAGTGATTTTTGAAGGGGAATTGCAAGATGTTTTTGGGAGGAGAAGGTTGGAAAAGAAGATTAAGGGATTAAAAGATCATTACATAATTTGTGGCTACGGAAGAATGGGTCGTATTGTCGCCAGAGAGTTAAAAGCGAAAGGAGTGGAAGCTGTTGTTATAGAAAAAGAACCTGTTTCACGAGTGGATAATGGGGACATTCTTTTATTTGAAGGGGATGCTACAAATGAAGAGGTTTTAAAAAATGTAGGAATAGATAAAGCGAAGGGATTGGTATCAGTACTTCCAACAGATGCAGAAAATCTTTATGTAGTGTTAAGTGGACGCGGGCTCAATCCGAAACTTTTTGTTCTGGCAAGAGCAAGTGATGAGGGGGCAGAGCAGAAGATGTTACGTGCAGGTGCTACAAGGGTGGTTTCACCCTATCTCACCGGCGGTCTAAAGATAGCCCATACTATATTGAAACCTGCAGTTATGGGCTTTATTGAATTTGCAACAAGGGCAGGGAATATTGAAATTCAGATGGAAGAGGTTCCTGTTCAAAACGATTCCAAATTAGTAGGTATCACACTGGACGAAAGTGGAATCGGAAGAGATTTAGGAGTAATAGTTGTTGCCATTAAAAACAAAGAGAGAGTTATGCAGTTTAATCCAACTTCAAAAACGATTATGCAAGAAGGTGACACTCTAACAGCCCTTGGAGAAGTGTCCAAATTGAGTGAACTGGAAGAGATGGCGGGGACATAATTGCTTGGACTAACATTTATTATCTTTACGTACGTAACAATGACTATATAATAGCTCCTTTCTACGATTAGAGTGGCATAAATCCTGGAAGATAACTGCAATTAAAGACGTCACTAAGAACGGTGGGAAGGAATTAATATCTTCCTCTATTTGTGGGGGAGAAAAATATTTCCCTTCCCCCTTTGAGGGGGAAGAATAAAGATGGGGGGTCTTACCTTTCCCCGCAGCCTAGTTCACTCTCGATTACTTCCTTCACAATATCAATATGCCTCAACACCTCATTATTCCAAAATCTTATTACCTTAAATCCTTTTTCTTCCAGCCACTTATCCCTTTTTGCATCATAAAACCTCTTTTCATCGTGCTGTCCTCCGTCCACTTCTACAATTAATTTCTTCTCTATACAAACAACATCAACAATGTAGGGCCCTAAGGGATGTTGCCTCCTAAATTTATATCCTCCGATCTGACGAAGACGGAGATGAGCCCACAATTTTCGTTCTGCTTCAGTAGGATTTTTTCTCAAGTCCCTCGCTCCATTAACAAGCATTTGTTAACCCCCATCCTCACCTTCCCCCTTTATGAATGTGAAAGGGGGAAGGGATAATTTTTAGATTTCCTGCACTTTTTAGGCGGATTAAGGTACTTATAATGAATTATACGACCACTCTTAGTCTCGCTGGTTGCCAAGGAGAATTATCAATCTTTTACTACAATTTAGGATTTGGGTCTGCACCTTCCACTCTTCTTCAAGCTTGTCCTGAGCAAAGCTAAGGGCTCAGAACGAAAGGTTTGATCTGTGGCGTATTAAAAATCTTTCAAATATATTTCTTCGCAACTCACAAAATCCTCCTTAGGTACTACGCCCAAGGCCTTGCAGTTATGATATATTAGAGGTAAAAGGAATTTTCTATCTATATGAAAAAACAAACTAGAATAGACCGAGCCAAGCTCATTCAATTTCTTTTGAATCCTCTCTCATATCCGCATAAAACAAGAAATGTGAAACACATCCAGACTCATATCTCAGATGTTTTTATAGCGCCACCATTCGTATATAAAGTAAAGAAGCCTGTAGATTTTGGGTTCTTGGATTTCACAAGCCTTAAAAAAAGGAAGTTATTCTGCCAAAAGGAGGTGGACCTAAATAGAAGGCTTTGCAATATATATATTGGAGTTGAAGAAATCTCGATGTCCGATGGAAATTACAAGTTTGGAAAGGGTGATAAGACAATAGAATATGCGGTAAAAATGAAGAGACTACCTGAGAAGTATTTTCTTAAGAATCTTATACATACAGGAAATGTGGGTCTGGACGATCTCAGAAGAATCATAGAAAAACTTGTTGAATTCTATGAATCTCAAAACCACGGAGTCGCTATCAATGATTTTGGAAGGCCTGTAAATATCAAGTCTTTTATATACGGGAATATTTCACTCGTAAAAAGTTTCATTGGAAATACCATTTCCTCTGCAACTCACGAAGCGATTAAATTCTATAATGATATGTTTTTTGAAAGGTATTCCTCGCTATTTCAGGAGCGAATTGAAAAGGGTTTCATTAAGGATTGTCATGGTGACCTCCACCTAAACAACATAAACATCACCCCGAAGTATGTCTGCATTCATGATTGTATTGAATTCAATGATAGATTCAGATTCATCGATATCGCTTCTGATATAGCTTTTTTAGCCATGGATTTGGACTTTAATGGTAGGAGGGACTTTGCGGATTTCGTTGTTTCGGAAATCTCAAAAAGAATGAGCGATGATACAATCTATGAGGTCATAGACTTTTATAAATGTTATAGGGCCTTTGTAAGGGGTAAGGTTGAGAGCTTGAAAAGTGAGGAAGCGAATGTTCCAAAAAGAGAAGCAACGTCATCACACAAAAGAGCTACAGATTATTTTGGACTTTCACTACAATATGCGCTTTTCGGTTCACGGCCGGCATTGATTGTTATTTTTGGAATGATAGGAACTGGGAAGAGCACGCTTGCGGAGCTAATTTCAAGAGAATTAAATTGCGATGTAATCTCATCTGATAGAGTTAGGAAGGAAATACTAGGGATTTCTCCTGCCGAGAGAAAGTACGAAGCTTTTGATAGAGGCATTTATTCAAGGGAAATTACAGATAGGGTTTATAAGGAGATTATTTCTAGAGCAAAACAATCGATTGAGAAAGGTAAGTCGGCCATTTTGGACGCAAGTTTTTCGAAAAGATTATACCGTCAATTAGTGATTAAGGCGGCTAAGTCTTTTGGGATTCCATTATTCTTTATTCAGACAAAGACCAGTGATAAAACTGTTAGGGAAAGGCTTCTCAAAAGAGAAAATATTGGAAAATCTATTTCCGATGCGCGTTTAGACATATTTGAAAATTTTAAACAGGGGTTTGAAAAGCCTGGTGAGCTTCCAAGAGACAGGCATTTAGTTGTAAGCGCTGACAAGACACCAGTTCTGGTGTTAAGTGAGACTTTAATGGGATTGATACGAAAGCGGCTAATTAAATAGTTCTCATGGGCGAAAAATTCCAATCTCGAATTGTTGCTTCCTCCCACAGTGCTGCCGCGGAAATGGGTGACCCCGATCCCATCTGTTTTGGATTCTCAGCAATCTAGTAGACTGTTTTTCTGATTTTATTTTTGATAGTGCTTAGAATTAAGATTTTTTCTATGACTGCATGCTAAAAAGGCAAGCACTTCTGTCCGAAGCTGAGTTTACAGAGTGGCGTTATTGAGTAGAAAATTTAATTTTCTTGCTTCTATTGAAAGAGGTCTTAATTCCTTGTTGTTAAGGACCAGTAGAGATAATTAAATGATTTATTACCCCACGATGTCTCTAGCGGAAAAACAAATATATTACTTATAAGACCTAAGCTCCTTAAGATCAATAAGTTCAAGGAGGCACCTTTTTCTTATTTCAAAAATTTAATTATAATAAATAGTAAAGTCGCGAAAGGAGTTTCACTATTTAATTTTCTGATAGAATACATATGAATAAAAGCTACCAGAGAGTTAAATAGTAAAGGAGGACATGACTATGCCGCTTCCAACTGAGCCAATCGGCAGCATACCAAGGGCGCAAGAGTTGTTGGGGGGATTAAAGGCATTCGAGGTAGGAAAGATTTCACGAAACGATTTAGACAAGCTCTATGACAAAGCTGTTCAGGACACGATTCGGCGTTTTGAAGAAACGGGATCTCCTATAATCACAGACGGTGAACAGACAAAACCTAGCTTTCTTACCTATCCAATTCAGGGAGCTACAAACCTGGCTGTGGATGGAGTCATCATTCCGTTTGCCGACGGACATACTAGACAATTGCCCCGGTTAACCTCCGGCCCCTTCAAATATAAAAGATACGCTGTCGAATATCTCGAGAACGCAAAAACATATGCGAATGTCCCGGTCAAACAAGCTGTCATCGCTGCATCGGCTTTGAGCCTCCTGTACCCACGGGAAGGAATTACGAATTACTCAAGAGAAGAATTTCTTGAGGATTTGGTAAATGAGACCGAATCCGACATACGCCGCTGCCTGGAAAAGGGGGCATATAACGTACAAATCGATTTTACAGAAGGCAGGCTATCCGTCAAGCTTGATCCGTCAAAAAGGCTTTTGAAGGAATTCATCAGCCTCAATAACCTCGTAATTGATCGCTTCACAGCAGAACAGAGAATTAAAATTGGAGTTCATACCTGTCCCGGTGGCGATCTAGATTCAACCCATAGCGCCGAAGTCGATTATGCAGAACTTTTGCCTAGCCTTTTTCAACTCAGTGCTGGAAACTTCTACATTCAATTGGCAAGCGAAAAAGATAGACGGAGGGTTCTGCGTATCATAAAGCAGCACTCGAAGACCAGTCAGAAGATTTTTGTTGGGGTTATAGATCCAATTAATCCTAAATTGGAAACACCGGAAGAAGTTAGAGACAGGGTGATAGAAGCGGCTGAATTCATTGAACCTGATCGGTTGGGAACTACCGACGACTGTGGTTTCTCCCCCTTCGGGGATGATACCTCTACAGCTAGGGAAACTGCATTCGAAAAAATAAGGGCCCGAGTTATTGGCACGAAGTTAGCCTCCAAAGAACTTGGATTATAGACCCTTACATACAGCATCATTGCCTGTTTAGGTCACGGTACTCTTCGACCTTTCGTCATTTATCTATGTATAGGTTAGGCTTTAGGTCCTCAGCTTATTTTTGAACACCCCATAGTACCGGTGTCGAGGTATACGTATGAATTAAATGATAGAAATATCGAAACAAAGGGATGGAAGTGCTTACAACACACAACAAAGACAGGGGGACATAGAAAATCCACGCAGAATATTTGTGGGAAGCATGTGTAGAAAGATACTTTACAAAAACTTGATATTTTAGTTGAGTAGGAAAGAGTGCTAATTTATTATCAAAGGGGTCAAATTTCAATAAGAGAAGCCTGACCCCGATTCTGATGTCAAAAATTGGCAAATAAATTGTGAGGATATTTAGATAGAACACTTAAACCAGGAGAAGAGATAGATGGTCGCAAAAGATATCATGAAAACGAATGTAGTTACGGTTCCACCCTCTACACTTGTAACAGAGGCAGCTACGATTATGAGGGAAGAGAACATAGGGTCTCTCGTTGTCGTTGGTGTTGATAAAAAACTACTTGGAATTATTACTGACAGGGATATCGTTGTGTCAGTGGTGGCTAATAGTGAAAGTCCACTTGAGGTTTTAGTTGGAGATGTTATGACCAGTGAATTGATTACTGTTCAGGAAAATGAGAGTATATTTGAGGTACTCAGGGTGCTTGGAAAGAATTCTATAAGGAGAGTCCCAGTCATGAGGGGAGGAAGGTTGGTTGGAATAGTTTCGGTAGATGATCTTATAGTTTTGGTAGTTACCGAGCTTTCAAATCTTGCCTCGGCTCTGAGTAGTACATCGAAAGTTCTTTAGAGAACGGTAGGGCACCGAAGTTAATTGAATTTCTAACATTCGATGTATTAAAGCAATTTTAGCCCGGTCACATCCCCAAGCCGGAAGTTATTAGCAGCATCAAGAGCAAGCCTATCATCACACCCCAGGCAGTCTCCTTCCTTGAGCACCCAGCAAGGCTGTCGGGTATCAGTTCCGATGCGACGAGGTAAATCATCGCACCACCTGCAAATCCCAATCCCGCGGGCAGCAACGGCGTGAAAACCGACACAAGCAGATAAGAGGGCACCGCGAGTAACGGCTGAGGCACGCTGGTCAAAATCGCATATCCGGCACAAGTCCAAAGCGATACACCCTTTGCACGCAGGGGGAGTGTAATAGCAATACCTTCAGGGATGTTATGGACAGCAATCGCTAATGCAAATAGGATTCCGAATCTTAAATCACCTGTGGCATAACCGACGCCTATCGCAACTCCTTCGGGGATGCTGTGAATGAACATTGTTGTAATGATCAGCACCCCTTGGCGTGAATCTGTTGCACTCAGGTTTCCAATTTGCCAGTTGTTATTCTCAAATCTCCTGGCGACCCATGTAAAGAATCCAGCGCCCAACAACATGCCGAATACGACATCCAACACGCTGCCACGAATTAACGCTTGGTCTGCAAGGGCGAACACAGAAGCCGAAATCATCATTCCTCCAGCGATTGCTGAAGAAATGCCTTGCCATCTAATTGTGATCTTGCGAACAAAGGCAAATGGTAATGCGCCTAGACCTGTTGCCAGATCGGTGAGCAGTGCAGCTAAGAAAACTTGAATGAGAGTGTTATTCCACATCGTTCTTCTTCTTTTTATATCTGATAAGATATTTTCTAAACTCCTCTGCAAAAAATATAATGGGTATAAAACAACAGAGAACAATCCAATCAACGAGTGACAACGAAAATGTATTAAATATTTTTTGCATTGGTTCAAAGTAGACTATCATCATGATCAGAAATATCTCCGTTAATATACCAAATAGTATCAATCTGTTTGTAGAAAAGCCAATCTTAAAAACTGACTCCCTTTCTGTTCGGCAAGCAAAGACATTTCCTATTTGTGTAGCCACTATTCCCGCGAGGCACATTGTAGTGGCCTTTAGATAAATTGGGCCAGACGAGGCAAGATCCATTCCGGGACGCCATCCCGAAGAGTAATAGACGAAGAAATAACCAGCCATACAAGCCATGGCTTCAATCATTCCCAGAAAGCCATAGGCGCGAAATAATAGGGGTATGTCTAAAAGTCGCTTCTTTAAAGACCTGGGGGGTTGACTCATCACACCGGGCTCAGATGTTTCGGCTCCCAGCCCTAATGCTGGAACCAGATCGGTGCCTAGATCGACCGCCAATATCTGCATTATTGTAAGGGGTAGCGGAATCTTAAAGAGGACAAAGAGAATAAAGGGAACTATCTCCGGAACGTTGGACGCAAAAATATAGGTAACAAATTTCTTTATGTTCGAATAAATTGCCCTTCCCTCCTCAATACCCGCCACTATACTCGCGAAGTTGTCATCGGTGATAATCATGGTAGCAGCCTCTCTTGCGACGTCCGTTCCTCGAAGGCCCATTGCGACTCCGACATCTGCTCTCTTAAGAGCAGGTGCATCGTTGACTCCATCCCCTGTAACCGCGACGACTTCTCCCATATTCTTGAGAGCATCCACGATCCTCATCTTGTGCTCCGGAGAGACCCTGGCAAATATAACCTCTCTTCCCTTTAAGAGTTCTGTAAGTTCGATATCAGTCATCTCGGAAATCTCGTAGCCGGTGATAACCCTCGCGTTATCATCCCTGGAAAGACCAATTCTTTTAGCGATTGAGAGGGCTGTGAGCCCGTAGTCGCCTGTTATCATAATGACTTTTATACCGGCACTATGGCAGAGGCTAACTGCCCCCTGTACCTCTGGGCGGGGCGGGTCCATCATCCCTACAAGTCCGAGAAAGGTAAGCTCTGTTTCAACCTCTTCCAAGGTGTAGGTTTCCTTTTTCTCTACTTGTTTATAAGCCAGTCCTAAAACCCTGAGCCCATCACCGGCAAAATGATCGAGATTTTTCATAATGCTGCTTTTTACTTCGTCCGTTAGTTCTTGCCTGCTGCCGTCTATAAAAACCGAGTCACACAGGGAAAGCACCTCTCGGGGCGCGCCCTTTACATTGGCAATTATTTTATTTTCATCATATTCATTAATCGTGGACATCCGCTTTCTTACCGAGTCAAAAGATAGTTGAAATATCCTAGGGTTCCTACTTTTGATTTCGCTGTAATCAAAGCCAGCCTTCTGAGCAAACGCAAGTAATGCGCCCTCGGTGGGATCTCCTGAAACATTCCAATAGGGCTTCTCAGGCGAGGGTGCCTTAAGATCTGCGTTGTTGCAGAGACTGCAGATTTTAAATATCAATTCAAATCCCGTTGAGTTCAGGTCTCCCTCGGAAAGCTGTGAAGTATTGTGGAGAATTTCGCCCCGTGGATCATATCCAGCTCCAGTGATCTCGAATACCTTGTTATCGAACCAGAGTCTGACTACACTCACCTGGTTTGTGGTAAGCGTTCCGGTCTTGTCAGTACATATCACCGTTGTGCAACCAAGGGTTTCTACGGAAGAGAGACGTTTTATCACTACATTACGCCTAGCCATTCTTTGAACGGCCATGGCGAGAGCCAAGCTTACGGTTGGTAGAAGGCCTTCGGGTACGTTTGCGACGATTATACCGATGGCAAAGATAAAACTCTGAATCGTCGTAAGGTTCGCGACATAATTTCCCAGTATGAAAAAAGCGATTCCCATACATACTGCTATAACGGTTATTACTTTGGTTACGTTTATCAATTCCTTTTGGAGTGGACTTAGCTCTTCTTTTATTACCTGGGTAAGCCTGGCGATTTTCCCAATTTCAGAATGCATCCCTGTAGCGATGACGATAGCCTCGCCGGATCCTGCCAGTACACTTGTCCCTCCGAAGACTAAATTTGGCAATTCACTCCAGATGAAATTCTTACCGTCCGCCAAAGGCTCAGAAATCTTATAAATCGGTCGAGATTCACCTGTTAATGCGGAGTTATCAACGCGCATGTCGAAGGTTTCAAAAAGCCTTCCATCCGCCGGTACTCTGTCTCCCTCCCCGAGGAGAATTACGTCCCCAGGAACTATCTCTGAGCTCAGTATTTTTTTTTCTTTACCATCTCTGAAAACTCGACTGTAGGAGGGTATAAGCTGTCTCAGGGCTTCAACTGCCTTTTCAGCTTTATACTCCTGCCAGAATGAGAAGATGGCATTGATAATGATTACAGCTATGATCGCAAACCCCAATTCTGGGATATTAGCAATAAACGCCAGTACACCGGCTACCCATAAAAGTACTGCAAAAAGGTTGGTGAGATTCCCCGAAAAGCGAAGGAGTAAGGGCTTACCGCGAATCTTTTCGAGTATATTCGGCCCGTACAAATCTAGTCTCCTGTTTGCCTCTTGTTCAGATAGTCCACCTTCGGTCGTTTCTAGTTCCACTAAAACCTCTTCTTCAGACAGATTGATGTACGTGTCCCATCCCATTCTCTCTGCGGTCAAGATTTCTGCGATTATCCCCTTCTTGGTATCGACACGGAGAAAAGCTTCACAGAGTTTTTGGTTTTGAAACAATCCCTCGGCTTTCGAGAGGATTTGAAGGTGGGTTTCACTTTCTCCAATGGGTGAGAGGAACAGAAAAACTATTTGGACAAGTCTCTGGTCTTCAGCTTCAAATT
It encodes the following:
- a CDS encoding AAA family ATPase — translated: MKKQTRIDRAKLIQFLLNPLSYPHKTRNVKHIQTHISDVFIAPPFVYKVKKPVDFGFLDFTSLKKRKLFCQKEVDLNRRLCNIYIGVEEISMSDGNYKFGKGDKTIEYAVKMKRLPEKYFLKNLIHTGNVGLDDLRRIIEKLVEFYESQNHGVAINDFGRPVNIKSFIYGNISLVKSFIGNTISSATHEAIKFYNDMFFERYSSLFQERIEKGFIKDCHGDLHLNNINITPKYVCIHDCIEFNDRFRFIDIASDIAFLAMDLDFNGRRDFADFVVSEISKRMSDDTIYEVIDFYKCYRAFVRGKVESLKSEEANVPKREATSSHKRATDYFGLSLQYALFGSRPALIVIFGMIGTGKSTLAELISRELNCDVISSDRVRKEILGISPAERKYEAFDRGIYSREITDRVYKEIISRAKQSIEKGKSAILDASFSKRLYRQLVIKAAKSFGIPLFFIQTKTSDKTVRERLLKRENIGKSISDARLDIFENFKQGFEKPGELPRDRHLVVSADKTPVLVLSETLMGLIRKRLIK
- a CDS encoding HAD-IC family P-type ATPase, with amino-acid sequence MKISSLLDENSIGLNLKVKRREEAIQELVSILHRAKKIKNPDQLFDALINEGNNTHYTYLDRVAIPHALIDGIDEVVACFATFMPGVEFEAEDQRLVQIVFLFLSPIGESETHLQILSKAEGLFQNQKLCEAFLRVDTKKGIIAEILTAERMGWDTYINLSEEEVLVELETTEGGLSEQEANRRLDLYGPNILEKIRGKPLLLRFSGNLTNLFAVLLWVAGVLAFIANIPELGFAIIAVIIINAIFSFWQEYKAEKAVEALRQLIPSYSRVFRDGKEKKILSSEIVPGDVILLGEGDRVPADGRLFETFDMRVDNSALTGESRPIYKISEPLADGKNFIWSELPNLVFGGTSVLAGSGEAIVIATGMHSEIGKIARLTQVIKEELSPLQKELINVTKVITVIAVCMGIAFFILGNYVANLTTIQSFIFAIGIIVANVPEGLLPTVSLALAMAVQRMARRNVVIKRLSSVETLGCTTVICTDKTGTLTTNQVSVVRLWFDNKVFEITGAGYDPRGEILHNTSQLSEGDLNSTGFELIFKICSLCNNADLKAPSPEKPYWNVSGDPTEGALLAFAQKAGFDYSEIKSRNPRIFQLSFDSVRKRMSTINEYDENKIIANVKGAPREVLSLCDSVFIDGSRQELTDEVKSSIMKNLDHFAGDGLRVLGLAYKQVEKKETYTLEEVETELTFLGLVGMMDPPRPEVQGAVSLCHSAGIKVIMITGDYGLTALSIAKRIGLSRDDNARVITGYEISEMTDIELTELLKGREVIFARVSPEHKMRIVDALKNMGEVVAVTGDGVNDAPALKRADVGVAMGLRGTDVAREAATMIITDDNFASIVAGIEEGRAIYSNIKKFVTYIFASNVPEIVPFILFVLFKIPLPLTIMQILAVDLGTDLVPALGLGAETSEPGVMSQPPRSLKKRLLDIPLLFRAYGFLGMIEAMACMAGYFFVYYSSGWRPGMDLASSGPIYLKATTMCLAGIVATQIGNVFACRTERESVFKIGFSTNRLILFGILTEIFLIMMIVYFEPMQKIFNTFSLSLVDWIVLCCFIPIIFFAEEFRKYLIRYKKKKNDVE
- a CDS encoding CBS domain-containing protein, which codes for MVAKDIMKTNVVTVPPSTLVTEAATIMREENIGSLVVVGVDKKLLGIITDRDIVVSVVANSESPLEVLVGDVMTSELITVQENESIFEVLRVLGKNSIRRVPVMRGGRLVGIVSVDDLIVLVVTELSNLASALSSTSKVL
- a CDS encoding endonuclease domain-containing protein, with the translated sequence MLVNGARDLRKNPTEAERKLWAHLRLRQIGGYKFRRQHPLGPYIVDVVCIEKKLIVEVDGGQHDEKRFYDAKRDKWLEEKGFKVIRFWNNEVLRHIDIVKEVIESELGCGER
- a CDS encoding cobalamin-independent methionine synthase II family protein — protein: MPLPTEPIGSIPRAQELLGGLKAFEVGKISRNDLDKLYDKAVQDTIRRFEETGSPIITDGEQTKPSFLTYPIQGATNLAVDGVIIPFADGHTRQLPRLTSGPFKYKRYAVEYLENAKTYANVPVKQAVIAASALSLLYPREGITNYSREEFLEDLVNETESDIRRCLEKGAYNVQIDFTEGRLSVKLDPSKRLLKEFISLNNLVIDRFTAEQRIKIGVHTCPGGDLDSTHSAEVDYAELLPSLFQLSAGNFYIQLASEKDRRRVLRIIKQHSKTSQKIFVGVIDPINPKLETPEEVRDRVIEAAEFIEPDRLGTTDDCGFSPFGDDTSTARETAFEKIRARVIGTKLASKELGL
- a CDS encoding ZIP family metal transporter, whose translation is MFIHSIPEGVAIGVGYATGDLRFGILFALAIAVHNIPEGIAITLPLRAKGVSLWTCAGYAILTSVPQPLLAVPSYLLVSVFTPLLPAGLGFAGGAMIYLVASELIPDSLAGCSRKETAWGVMIGLLLMLLITSGLGM
- a CDS encoding potassium channel protein, with the translated sequence MKGIRGKLLLSAILIILINAFGTIGYMVMEGWNFRDSLFMTVITLTTVGYAEVHELSPTGEYFTIVLLIGGVGIILYVLATEARVIFEGELQDVFGRRRLEKKIKGLKDHYIICGYGRMGRIVARELKAKGVEAVVIEKEPVSRVDNGDILLFEGDATNEEVLKNVGIDKAKGLVSVLPTDAENLYVVLSGRGLNPKLFVLARASDEGAEQKMLRAGATRVVSPYLTGGLKIAHTILKPAVMGFIEFATRAGNIEIQMEEVPVQNDSKLVGITLDESGIGRDLGVIVVAIKNKERVMQFNPTSKTIMQEGDTLTALGEVSKLSELEEMAGT